From Lawsonia intracellularis PHE/MN1-00, the proteins below share one genomic window:
- the lpxA gene encoding acyl-ACP--UDP-N-acetylglucosamine O-acyltransferase: MSVTIHPTAIIASSAQIGIDVTIGPYVIIEDDVNVGDRTYIDSHAVIKQYTRIGTDNHIHSHAMVGGQPQDLKFSGEITWLEIGNYNKIREFATLHRGTAGGGGITKIGNNNLFMAYTHVAHDCILGSNIVMSNCSTLAGHVHIDNFAILGGLSAVHQFCKIGEHAFIGGMTGISQDIPPWMLITGRKGIIHGPNLVGLRRANVPSTTIAAVKDTFKLIWKSTIPRPESLKTLEKKYPDVPEVQSIIRFIRNSERGVCNTASGSEPSDELDLL, from the coding sequence ATGTCTGTAACTATTCATCCTACAGCAATTATTGCTTCTTCAGCACAAATAGGTATTGATGTAACCATTGGCCCCTATGTAATTATTGAAGATGATGTTAATGTAGGAGATAGAACATATATAGATTCTCATGCAGTAATTAAACAATACACTAGGATAGGAACAGATAATCATATTCATTCACATGCTATGGTTGGAGGACAACCTCAAGATCTAAAATTTTCTGGTGAAATAACATGGTTAGAAATCGGTAATTATAACAAAATTAGAGAGTTTGCTACATTACACCGTGGGACTGCTGGAGGTGGTGGAATAACTAAAATTGGGAATAACAATCTTTTTATGGCCTATACACATGTAGCCCATGATTGTATTCTTGGTAGTAATATTGTTATGTCAAATTGTTCAACCTTAGCAGGTCATGTGCATATAGATAATTTTGCTATATTAGGAGGTTTATCAGCTGTTCATCAGTTCTGCAAAATTGGTGAACATGCCTTTATTGGTGGAATGACAGGAATTAGCCAAGACATTCCCCCCTGGATGCTTATAACTGGGAGGAAAGGTATAATACATGGTCCAAACCTTGTAGGATTAAGACGTGCTAATGTACCTTCAACAACTATTGCAGCAGTTAAAGATACATTCAAGCTTATTTGGAAAAGTACTATCCCTCGACCAGAATCACTTAAAACTTTAGAAAAAAAATATCCAGATGTTCCAGAAGTTCAAAGTATTATTCGTTTTATTCGCAATAGTGAAAGAGGTGTGTGCAATACAGCTAGTGGATCTGAACCCTCTGACGAACTTGACTTACTATAA
- the fabZ gene encoding 3-hydroxyacyl-ACP dehydratase FabZ, with protein sequence MSHPLPPNIQEILQLLPHRYPFLLVDRVIEFNAGKYIKAYKNVSINEPFFQGHFPGFPVMPGVLILEAMAQSGGITVLQSFPINELQGKVFLFAGIENVKFRQQVIPGDQLILECEIIRHKLQLWKMSCQAFVNNKLVAEAILTAAMTNKENF encoded by the coding sequence ATGTCCCATCCATTACCTCCAAATATCCAAGAAATTCTACAGTTACTTCCCCACCGTTATCCCTTTTTACTTGTAGATAGAGTTATTGAATTTAATGCTGGCAAATATATTAAAGCTTATAAAAATGTTAGTATTAATGAACCATTTTTTCAGGGTCATTTCCCTGGATTTCCTGTCATGCCTGGAGTTCTAATTTTAGAAGCTATGGCGCAATCAGGTGGAATCACAGTACTCCAATCTTTTCCTATTAATGAACTACAAGGTAAAGTTTTTCTATTTGCAGGGATAGAAAATGTAAAATTCCGTCAACAAGTTATTCCTGGGGATCAACTTATTCTTGAGTGTGAAATAATTCGCCATAAACTACAGTTGTGGAAAATGTCTTGCCAGGCATTTGTAAATAATAAGCTTGTGGCAGAAGCAATACTAACTGCAGCAATGACAAACAAGGAAAATTTTTAA
- the lpxD gene encoding UDP-3-O-(3-hydroxymyristoyl)glucosamine N-acyltransferase — MPQYKLSEIAKLLNLTLQGDDIEVVGVNTLQDASPNEISFLANAKYIHQLVLSQAGAIILSKEYASRVPRALISTEPYRDFGRVLSLFSIPQGCFDGISHQAYIHPTAQVSKTATIYPFVFIGSHTVIEENTTLFPGVYIGEHCHIGKNCTIYPNTVLMANTSIGNDCIIHAGVVLGSDGFGFALTEEKQKIPQVGNVIIKDKVEIGANTTVDRGTLGTTTINENTKIDNLVQIGHGVTVGKNTVIVSQVGISGSTSIGDNCILAGQAGISGHLTIGNNVTIGPQSGIGKNIPDNQILGGSPAVDRQTFLKTSVLMPRFPELFKRIKKLEKILEKKKEHNI, encoded by the coding sequence ATGCCCCAGTATAAACTTTCAGAAATTGCTAAACTTTTAAACTTAACATTACAAGGTGATGATATTGAAGTTGTAGGCGTAAATACACTTCAAGATGCATCACCAAATGAGATAAGTTTTCTAGCAAATGCTAAATATATTCACCAGCTTGTTTTGTCACAGGCTGGTGCTATTATTCTTTCAAAAGAATATGCTAGTCGTGTTCCACGAGCACTAATCAGTACTGAACCATATAGAGATTTTGGTAGAGTTCTTTCTTTATTCTCTATACCTCAAGGATGTTTTGATGGTATAAGTCATCAAGCTTATATACACCCTACAGCACAAGTCTCTAAAACAGCTACTATCTATCCTTTTGTTTTTATAGGATCACATACTGTTATTGAAGAAAATACTACTCTATTCCCAGGTGTATACATTGGTGAACATTGTCATATTGGGAAAAATTGTACTATTTACCCTAATACAGTACTTATGGCAAACACATCAATTGGAAATGACTGCATTATTCATGCAGGAGTAGTCCTTGGCTCTGATGGGTTTGGATTCGCACTTACAGAAGAAAAACAAAAAATTCCTCAAGTAGGAAATGTAATTATTAAAGATAAAGTGGAAATCGGAGCTAATACAACTGTCGATAGAGGAACCCTAGGAACAACGACTATAAATGAAAACACTAAAATAGATAATCTTGTTCAAATTGGACATGGTGTAACAGTTGGTAAAAATACTGTTATTGTTTCACAAGTTGGTATATCTGGTTCTACATCTATAGGGGATAATTGTATTCTTGCCGGCCAAGCAGGAATTTCAGGCCATCTTACTATAGGTAATAATGTTACTATTGGTCCACAATCTGGTATTGGTAAAAATATCCCTGACAATCAAATCCTAGGAGGAAGCCCTGCAGTTGACCGACAAACTTTTTTAAAAACATCTGTACTTATGCCACGATTCCCAGAGCTCTTTAAGCGTATAAAAAAGCTTGAAAAAATTTTAGAAAAGAAAAAAGAGCATAATATATAG
- a CDS encoding OmpH family outer membrane protein: MKVKTLSMAILACLLVANSAFSADFPIGVFNSQSIAMESEAAKAAQKKLQSEFGNEKTQLEKQAKDLQTKADDLQAKSAAMSNQAREDKQREFLELRRNFEEKSRDFAIRVEQAENTLRQYLAEQIYLAAETIAKKKGLKLVLDSASGSVMYLEKNLDITKEILEAINAAWKKGGSKLPEMANRKK; the protein is encoded by the coding sequence ATGAAAGTAAAAACTCTTTCCATGGCTATTTTAGCTTGTTTATTAGTAGCTAACAGTGCATTTTCGGCTGACTTCCCTATTGGTGTCTTTAATTCTCAATCCATTGCCATGGAGAGTGAAGCAGCTAAGGCCGCTCAAAAAAAATTACAATCAGAATTTGGTAATGAAAAAACACAACTTGAAAAACAAGCAAAAGATTTGCAAACAAAAGCTGATGATTTACAAGCTAAGTCAGCAGCTATGTCTAACCAAGCACGTGAAGATAAACAAAGAGAATTTCTTGAACTTCGTCGTAATTTCGAAGAAAAATCTCGTGACTTTGCAATACGTGTCGAACAAGCTGAAAACACATTACGTCAATATCTAGCTGAACAAATCTATCTTGCTGCTGAAACTATAGCAAAAAAGAAAGGGTTAAAACTTGTTCTTGATAGTGCTAGTGGAAGTGTAATGTACCTTGAAAAAAATCTAGATATTACAAAAGAAATTCTTGAAGCCATAAATGCTGCATGGAAAAAAGGTGGAAGTAAACTTCCAGAGATGGCAAACCGGAAAAAATAA
- a CDS encoding N-acetylmuramoyl-L-alanine amidase — MSNIICRQAIAILSNYIYWKKLLWIPILAYFIVITNNNIIQAAAPTSPGARYEEAKKALKNLQSDSINQKLRDPWLKISDLFFKIYTSFPDWINRPFALYYSAVALDELAKHSFTVSDAEKAIKCYQSVITKYPKRTITESALLNIAKVYAERLHKPNDAKKYLQKLLTDYPKSDKINEAQIYLKSLENLKEEPQKTSTTSTSKAKEAFHSTSKQKNSHLQKKTSEKTLAQLENIRWEVKKSYLKLIITLTEPITWDVISHPANPKTGNPIRLLIELHNTIPNPCIKPGICIKQNKLEKLRVDLSTPTVTKLLLDFSDLKTFKVETTHNPFQLIIYTSPTPDGIANGMKIGQTKHSHPKSTSPKPIVAHDLAQQLGLTVKTILIDAGHGGKDPGATHNGIIESELTLELSKKLGQILAAKGFTVHYTRQNNTWVALEARSRKATTVKADLMISIHINANKNTQIHGLETYYLGLARSKESTYIARIENSTSEKTLNDLDILLKDVMLTSKKHESRRLAESVHQNILTHLIQKNYNTHNGGIKSAPFHVLIGPKIPSILVEVGYCSNKAEAQRLASSNYQKALIEGLAKGIFCYLKKLQSP, encoded by the coding sequence ATGAGCAACATCATTTGTCGACAAGCCATTGCAATTTTATCCAATTATATTTATTGGAAAAAACTGTTATGGATACCTATCCTAGCTTACTTTATTGTCATAACCAATAATAACATAATACAAGCAGCTGCACCTACAAGTCCAGGTGCACGTTATGAAGAAGCTAAAAAAGCATTAAAAAATCTTCAGTCAGATTCTATAAATCAAAAACTTAGAGATCCTTGGCTAAAAATTTCTGATCTATTTTTTAAAATATATACTTCATTTCCTGATTGGATTAATCGTCCTTTTGCACTTTATTATTCAGCTGTTGCCCTTGACGAACTTGCAAAACATTCTTTCACAGTTTCTGATGCTGAAAAAGCTATTAAGTGTTATCAATCTGTCATAACTAAATATCCTAAAAGAACTATTACTGAAAGTGCATTACTAAATATTGCAAAAGTTTATGCTGAACGACTTCATAAACCTAATGATGCCAAAAAGTATCTCCAAAAATTATTAACAGACTATCCTAAAAGTGATAAAATAAACGAAGCTCAGATATACTTAAAAAGCCTTGAAAACCTTAAAGAGGAACCTCAAAAAACTTCGACTACAAGCACATCTAAAGCAAAAGAAGCTTTCCACTCAACATCCAAACAAAAAAATTCTCATTTACAAAAAAAAACTTCCGAAAAAACATTAGCACAACTTGAAAATATCAGATGGGAAGTAAAAAAGAGCTATCTTAAACTTATTATTACTCTTACAGAACCTATCACATGGGATGTAATATCTCATCCAGCAAACCCTAAAACAGGTAATCCTATCCGTTTACTTATAGAATTACACAACACAATTCCAAATCCTTGTATAAAACCAGGAATATGTATTAAACAAAACAAACTAGAAAAACTAAGAGTGGATCTCTCCACTCCAACTGTCACAAAACTCTTGCTAGATTTTAGTGATCTAAAAACATTTAAAGTGGAAACAACACATAATCCTTTTCAGCTCATTATTTACACATCACCTACTCCTGATGGAATAGCAAATGGAATGAAAATTGGCCAAACAAAACATTCACACCCAAAATCCACTTCTCCAAAACCTATTGTGGCACACGATCTTGCACAACAACTCGGCTTAACAGTAAAAACAATACTTATAGATGCAGGACATGGAGGCAAAGATCCTGGAGCTACACATAATGGAATTATTGAAAGTGAATTGACTCTTGAACTTTCTAAAAAACTTGGTCAAATTTTAGCTGCAAAAGGTTTTACTGTACACTATACAAGACAAAATAACACATGGGTAGCACTTGAAGCTCGCTCACGGAAAGCGACTACAGTTAAAGCTGATCTTATGATTTCTATTCATATTAATGCAAATAAAAACACACAAATCCATGGTCTTGAAACATACTACCTTGGACTTGCAAGATCTAAAGAGTCTACATATATTGCCCGAATTGAAAATTCTACAAGTGAAAAAACACTAAATGATCTTGATATACTTTTAAAAGATGTGATGTTAACATCAAAAAAGCATGAATCACGTAGACTTGCAGAGTCTGTACATCAAAATATTCTTACCCACCTTATACAAAAAAATTATAATACTCACAATGGTGGGATAAAATCTGCACCTTTTCATGTTCTTATAGGACCCAAAATACCAAGTATTCTTGTTGAAGTAGGTTACTGTAGTAATAAAGCTGAAGCACAGCGTCTGGCATCTAGTAATTACCAAAAAGCATTAATAGAAGGATTAGCTAAAGGTATTTTCTGTTACCTAAAAAAACTACAATCACCTTGA
- the bamA gene encoding outer membrane protein assembly factor BamA, with product MTKRLNIFLLLLLCNILYCNIIANAASKDDPSIVVLPFQINGSSNDEELQTELPMLLATALKNKGFRVIPNKSALNLLYKQNISQLNISTAKKVAQQLHADYVVYGSFNQTGENFSIDSRLIDSTGVASARPLYIEKPKFNELNIAVTELAERISNGLIKKNTIADVRIHGLKVLDPDVILTRLTINKGDHTDHAKINAEIKKIWELGYFSDVSASIEESGEGRLLVFTVQEKPKITDVVVQGSKAVSIDNILAAMSSKKGSVISDRLLSQDIQKITDLYRKEGYYLAEVNYEIKEKENTSSATLLLTVNEGKKLYIKDVRIEGLETIKAKTLKKELALTERNFLSWFTGTGVLREEYLERDSIAISAYAMNHGYVDIQVASPEVTFNEKGIVITFRVKEGKRYKIGKIDFKGDLIETNEQLLKVTKIDDHKNYEQYFSLSVMQDDVKALTDFYSDYGYAFAEVDLETTKNEEDATIDVTFLIDKKQKVFLRRIIVEGNTRTRDNVILRELRLADGDLFNGQHLRRSNECLNRLGYFNQVDTDTLPTGKDDEVDLLVKVQEARTGAITGGVGYSTHSKFGVSGSISERNLWGKGYILSIEGFISSKSSSLDLSFTNPRVYDTDFGFSNNIYTLRDEWDDFRKKTYGDTIRLFHPIGEYSSIFVGYRIDQYRLYDIPSTAPRSYLDYQGKNISSVVSGGFTFDSTDSRERPSKGHIAKLIVEYGGGGLGGNDNFFKPIAELQGFYSISRSKNHIIHWRTRAGAAYKNSKKPVPVFDRFFIGGIDSIRGYDTEDLAPKDPRFGDEIGGDRMAFLNLEYIWTFQPELGLALVPFYDIGFQTDSVQTSNPFSKLKQSYGLELRWRSPMGDLRFAYGIPLNKNVSGKKTRGRFEFSMGQFF from the coding sequence ATGACAAAACGCCTGAATATATTTCTTCTACTGTTACTGTGTAATATACTTTATTGTAATATAATAGCCAATGCTGCTTCAAAAGACGATCCTTCTATTGTGGTTCTCCCATTTCAAATTAATGGCTCATCAAATGATGAAGAGTTACAAACAGAACTACCAATGCTTCTTGCAACTGCATTAAAGAATAAGGGATTTCGTGTCATCCCTAATAAATCTGCATTAAATCTTCTATATAAACAAAATATCTCCCAACTTAATATTTCTACTGCAAAAAAGGTAGCTCAACAACTCCATGCTGACTATGTAGTATACGGCAGTTTCAATCAAACAGGTGAAAATTTTAGTATTGATAGTAGGCTTATTGATAGTACAGGTGTAGCATCTGCACGTCCATTATACATAGAAAAACCAAAATTTAATGAGCTAAATATTGCTGTAACAGAACTTGCTGAACGTATAAGTAATGGCCTTATAAAGAAAAACACTATTGCTGATGTACGTATTCATGGGCTTAAAGTTCTTGATCCTGATGTAATCCTTACACGACTCACTATTAATAAGGGAGATCATACTGATCATGCCAAAATTAATGCAGAAATCAAAAAAATATGGGAATTAGGATATTTTAGTGATGTCTCTGCAAGTATTGAAGAAAGCGGGGAAGGACGATTACTTGTATTTACTGTACAAGAAAAGCCTAAAATTACAGATGTTGTTGTTCAAGGCTCAAAAGCTGTAAGTATCGATAACATTCTTGCTGCAATGAGTTCTAAAAAAGGATCAGTTATTAGTGATAGACTATTGTCCCAAGATATTCAAAAAATTACCGACCTCTATAGAAAAGAAGGCTACTATCTCGCTGAAGTTAATTATGAAATAAAAGAGAAAGAAAATACTTCTTCTGCAACACTATTGTTAACAGTAAATGAAGGGAAAAAACTTTATATTAAAGATGTCCGAATTGAAGGACTTGAAACAATAAAAGCTAAAACTTTAAAAAAAGAGTTAGCATTAACAGAACGTAATTTTTTATCATGGTTTACTGGAACAGGTGTATTACGTGAAGAATATCTTGAACGTGACTCTATAGCAATCTCTGCCTATGCCATGAATCATGGCTATGTAGATATTCAAGTTGCTTCACCTGAAGTAACATTCAATGAAAAAGGAATTGTTATTACATTTAGAGTAAAAGAAGGTAAGCGCTATAAAATAGGAAAAATAGACTTTAAAGGAGATCTTATTGAGACAAATGAACAACTCCTTAAAGTAACAAAAATTGATGATCATAAAAACTATGAGCAGTATTTTTCTCTTTCTGTTATGCAAGATGATGTAAAAGCATTAACAGATTTTTATTCAGATTATGGTTATGCATTTGCTGAAGTAGATCTTGAAACAACCAAAAATGAAGAAGATGCAACAATTGATGTTACTTTCCTTATTGATAAAAAACAAAAAGTCTTTCTTCGTAGAATAATTGTTGAAGGAAATACTCGTACTAGAGATAATGTTATCCTCCGTGAATTACGCCTTGCTGATGGAGATCTTTTTAATGGTCAACATCTCCGACGCTCTAATGAATGCCTTAACCGCCTTGGCTATTTTAACCAAGTAGATACAGATACACTGCCTACAGGGAAAGATGATGAAGTTGATCTACTTGTAAAAGTTCAAGAAGCTCGAACAGGTGCAATCACAGGTGGTGTTGGTTACTCAACACATTCTAAATTTGGTGTTTCAGGAAGTATCTCAGAAAGAAACTTATGGGGAAAAGGTTATATTTTAAGTATTGAAGGTTTTATTTCTAGTAAGTCATCTTCTCTTGATCTTTCTTTTACCAATCCTCGTGTTTATGATACAGACTTTGGCTTTAGTAATAACATTTATACGCTACGAGATGAATGGGATGACTTCCGTAAAAAAACTTATGGAGATACCATACGTCTATTTCACCCTATAGGAGAATATTCATCTATCTTTGTTGGCTATCGAATTGATCAATATCGTCTATATGATATTCCATCTACAGCACCACGCTCTTATCTTGACTATCAAGGGAAAAATATTTCTAGTGTAGTAAGTGGTGGTTTTACTTTTGATTCTACAGACAGTCGTGAGAGACCATCTAAAGGGCATATTGCAAAACTAATTGTTGAATATGGAGGTGGTGGTCTTGGTGGTAATGATAACTTCTTCAAGCCAATTGCTGAACTACAAGGATTTTACTCAATTTCAAGAAGTAAAAACCATATAATACATTGGCGTACACGTGCAGGTGCAGCTTATAAGAATAGTAAAAAACCTGTGCCAGTATTTGACCGATTTTTTATTGGTGGTATAGATAGTATTAGAGGATATGATACAGAAGATCTTGCACCAAAAGATCCTCGCTTTGGAGATGAAATTGGTGGTGATAGGATGGCTTTTCTTAACCTAGAGTATATTTGGACATTCCAGCCAGAGCTAGGTCTTGCATTAGTTCCATTCTATGACATAGGATTCCAAACAGATTCTGTACAAACTTCTAACCCATTCTCTAAACTCAAACAATCATATGGCCTTGAACTTCGCTGGCGTTCACCAATGGGAGATTTGCGATTTGCCTATGGTATACCACTCAATAAAAATGTTAGTGGCAAAAAAACTCGTGGTAGATTTGAATTTTCAATGGGGCAATTCTTCTAA
- a CDS encoding ABC transporter ATP-binding protein: MSQYLLENIVKQYDSPSEPICVLHKINLSIAHGESLAIIGASGSGKSTLLHILGALDIPSSGTVLFNNKNLSHMGPNEKACFRNKLLGFIFQFHNLLPEFSAEENVAMKALIAGIPKKKALLLAREALGSVGLENKYHHRITMLSGGERQRVAIARAILLEPQVLLADEPTGNLDQKTGEHIANLLISLNKTFNITLIVVTHNNDIAHSMGRCLELKSGDLHDKTPEYISSTVTV, from the coding sequence ATGTCACAATATCTATTAGAAAATATAGTAAAACAGTATGACAGTCCTTCTGAACCTATTTGTGTCTTACATAAAATAAATCTTTCTATAGCTCACGGAGAATCATTAGCTATTATTGGTGCATCTGGTTCTGGGAAATCAACCCTATTGCATATCCTTGGAGCATTAGATATACCATCTTCTGGCACTGTGTTATTTAATAATAAAAATTTAAGTCATATGGGCCCAAATGAAAAAGCATGCTTTCGTAATAAACTACTGGGATTTATTTTCCAATTTCACAACTTACTTCCAGAATTCTCTGCTGAAGAAAATGTTGCAATGAAAGCTCTTATTGCTGGTATACCAAAAAAGAAAGCTCTTCTGCTTGCACGAGAAGCACTTGGTAGTGTAGGACTTGAAAATAAATACCATCACAGAATAACAATGTTGTCAGGAGGTGAACGTCAACGTGTAGCCATAGCTAGAGCTATTTTATTAGAACCCCAAGTTCTTCTTGCAGATGAACCAACAGGCAACCTTGATCAAAAAACAGGTGAACACATTGCCAATCTTCTAATCTCACTTAATAAAACTTTTAATATAACTCTTATTGTAGTCACACATAATAATGATATTGCCCATTCTATGGGACGCTGCCTTGAGCTGAAGTCCGGAGATCTACATGACAAAACGCCTGAATATATTTCTTCTACTGTTACTGTGTAA
- a CDS encoding FtsX-like permease family protein, with product MKFELFIALHYLFARRKQAFIYLISLMSILGVAIGVASLVVVLGVYNGFTIDIRDKILGANAHIIITGNFDSPIEEPTSFTQLSTTSMLSQNALIILNKLQQTSAIIGATPFIYAECMISSPHGVKGLILRGIDPSSAQNVISMLSHLTKGNLEDLIPKVLGTPDGIIIGNELAQRLNVTIGSRVNLLSPTGQKTSSGFQPRIRPLIVTGIFHTGMFEYDTSLAFTSLNAARELLGLPHNYISGIEVSIHDVYQANYITNQLQQELGHNFSVRSWMDMNANLFAALKLEKIGMFIILAMVVLIGSFSIVTTLIMLVMEKTRDIAILTSMGATSQMIRRIFILQGTIIGIVGTLLGYLLGITLALLLQKYQFIKLPPGVYTIDHLPVLLNWLDIFIIGTSAMLLCFFATLYPAHQAARLQPIEGLRYE from the coding sequence ATGAAGTTTGAACTTTTTATTGCTCTACATTATCTCTTTGCAAGACGAAAACAAGCTTTCATTTATCTTATTTCATTAATGTCAATTTTAGGAGTTGCTATTGGTGTTGCCTCTCTTGTAGTTGTATTAGGGGTTTATAATGGGTTTACTATAGATATCCGTGACAAAATTCTTGGAGCTAATGCACATATTATTATTACAGGAAACTTTGATTCACCTATAGAAGAACCTACAAGTTTTACTCAGCTGTCAACTACTTCTATGCTGTCCCAAAATGCTCTTATTATCCTAAATAAACTTCAACAAACTTCTGCGATAATAGGTGCTACTCCCTTTATTTATGCAGAATGTATGATATCCTCTCCTCATGGAGTAAAAGGTCTTATTTTAAGGGGGATAGATCCCTCATCAGCACAAAATGTCATTTCTATGCTTTCTCATCTAACAAAAGGAAATCTTGAAGATCTTATCCCTAAAGTTTTAGGGACTCCAGACGGTATTATTATTGGTAATGAGCTTGCCCAAAGACTCAATGTAACAATAGGTAGTCGTGTAAACTTACTCTCACCAACAGGACAAAAAACATCTTCAGGATTTCAGCCACGGATACGACCACTTATTGTAACAGGAATCTTTCATACAGGTATGTTTGAATATGACACTTCTCTTGCATTTACTTCTCTTAATGCAGCAAGAGAACTTCTTGGACTACCTCACAATTATATTTCTGGAATAGAAGTCAGTATTCATGATGTGTATCAAGCAAATTATATCACAAACCAACTGCAACAAGAGTTAGGTCATAATTTTTCTGTACGAAGCTGGATGGATATGAATGCAAATTTATTTGCAGCACTTAAGCTTGAAAAAATTGGAATGTTTATTATATTAGCTATGGTTGTTCTCATTGGTTCTTTTTCTATTGTTACAACATTAATTATGCTTGTAATGGAAAAAACAAGAGATATTGCTATTCTAACCTCCATGGGGGCTACAAGCCAAATGATCCGTCGTATTTTCATTTTACAAGGAACTATTATTGGTATTGTAGGAACTTTGCTAGGTTATCTACTTGGAATTACTCTTGCACTTTTATTGCAGAAATATCAATTCATTAAACTTCCCCCTGGGGTATATACAATAGATCACTTGCCAGTATTACTTAATTGGCTAGATATATTCATTATTGGTACTTCTGCCATGCTACTATGTTTTTTTGCTACTCTCTACCCTGCCCATCAAGCGGCTCGACTACAGCCTATTGAAGGATTAAGGTACGAGTAA